A genomic window from Brevibacillus agri includes:
- a CDS encoding ankyrin repeat domain-containing protein, with the protein MAYTFEDLYEAAEMDDFDEVKRILQKQPALIHGKDEYEFSVLHAAVMTENEELIEFLLGQGADVRASNDEELPRCISFCIRRLPPS; encoded by the coding sequence ATGGCATATACGTTCGAGGATTTGTACGAGGCAGCGGAAATGGACGATTTCGACGAAGTAAAACGAATTTTGCAGAAGCAGCCTGCCTTGATTCACGGCAAGGATGAGTACGAGTTTTCCGTGCTGCATGCGGCCGTCATGACGGAGAACGAGGAGCTGATCGAATTTTTGCTAGGACAAGGAGCAGATGTCCGCGCCAGTAACGACGAGGAATTACCCCGCTGCATATCGTTTTGTATCCGCAGATTGCCGCCCTCCTGA
- a CDS encoding ankyrin repeat domain-containing protein, whose amino-acid sequence MYPQIAALLIRHGADVNAAADDGSTPLHTQVADGEERLDVIEVLLEHGADKARRDKRGLTPLAIARGREEEEIALLLG is encoded by the coding sequence TTGTATCCGCAGATTGCCGCCCTCCTGATCCGGCACGGAGCAGACGTGAACGCAGCGGCGGACGACGGGAGCACGCCGCTGCACACGCAAGTAGCAGACGGAGAGGAGCGGCTGGATGTCATCGAAGTATTGCTGGAGCATGGAGCGGACAAAGCGCGGAGGGACAAACGGGGGCTGACCCCGCTCGCTATCGCCCGGGGGCGCGAGGAAGAGGAGATTGCCTTGCTGCTTGGCTAA
- a CDS encoding RrF2 family transcriptional regulator, with product MKLNRIDQIAKPRFRIAVHVLVWLAQSGGVLSSSAIAAQVKTHATFLRRVMAQLNRAGIVEAKEGRDGGYYMTRCPKELTLADIYRSLPDEREEDSQEELDCGEVGVQLDRHLEALMNQAEQQLVLFLGQYTLADVMDSIGFGQVGPSEELLEIKQENRLL from the coding sequence ATGAAGCTGAATCGAATCGATCAGATTGCCAAGCCGCGCTTCCGGATTGCCGTGCACGTGCTGGTCTGGCTGGCGCAAAGCGGCGGTGTGCTGTCCAGCTCCGCCATTGCCGCACAGGTGAAGACGCATGCGACTTTTTTGCGCCGAGTCATGGCCCAGTTGAACCGGGCTGGCATCGTGGAGGCAAAGGAAGGACGCGACGGCGGTTACTACATGACGAGGTGCCCGAAGGAGTTGACGCTCGCCGATATTTACCGCTCCCTTCCGGACGAACGCGAGGAAGACAGTCAGGAGGAGCTGGATTGCGGCGAGGTTGGCGTGCAACTGGACCGCCATCTGGAGGCGCTGATGAACCAGGCCGAGCAGCAGCTTGTGTTGTTTCTCGGGCAGTACACGCTGGCGGATGTGATGGACAGCATCGGCTTCGGGCAGGTAGGCCCAAGCGAGGAACTGTTGGAGATCAAGCAGGAAAACCGACTCTTGTAG
- a CDS encoding ABC transporter ATP-binding protein gives MSFFQLDNITFGYGAGSGPVVRNFSLRMEQGEIVGILGNSGCGKSTLLRLIAGLEAPAGGRILIDGRVLVDARQFVEPEHRGVGMIFQDYALFPHLTVEQNILFGLHRLTKKEREVRLREMLALVQMESFGKRYPHELSGGQQQRVAFARALAPRPAILLMDEPFSNLDAELKKKIREELQELLRAARITTILVTHDREDAETICDRIIRMAR, from the coding sequence ATGAGCTTTTTTCAACTGGACAATATCACGTTTGGCTACGGAGCGGGGAGCGGGCCTGTCGTGCGCAATTTTTCGCTGCGCATGGAGCAGGGCGAGATCGTCGGGATTTTGGGAAACAGCGGCTGTGGAAAAAGCACGCTGCTGCGCTTGATCGCGGGGCTGGAAGCTCCTGCGGGCGGACGAATCCTCATCGACGGACGGGTGCTGGTCGATGCGCGGCAGTTCGTCGAGCCTGAGCATCGCGGAGTCGGAATGATTTTTCAGGACTATGCGCTGTTTCCGCATTTGACGGTCGAGCAAAATATTTTGTTTGGACTGCATCGACTGACGAAAAAAGAACGGGAGGTACGGCTTCGGGAAATGCTTGCTCTCGTGCAAATGGAGAGCTTCGGCAAGCGCTACCCGCATGAGCTGAGCGGCGGGCAGCAGCAGCGGGTGGCTTTTGCCAGAGCGTTGGCACCTCGACCCGCCATTCTGTTGATGGATGAGCCGTTCAGCAATCTGGACGCAGAGTTGAAAAAGAAAATACGCGAGGAATTGCAGGAGTTGCTGCGGGCAGCGCGCATCACGACGATACTGGTGACCCATGACAGAGAAGATGCGGAGACGATCTGCGACCGGATCATCCGCATGGCTCGCTGA
- a CDS encoding ABC transporter permease — MTGAALRRSLKRKLNGWVALSVTGAILALLPSLYILLGLFAHTNENWQHIQEYMLLDYALESLWLVLGTGACTIIVGVSLAWLVAAYDFPLRRFFAFAFVLPLAIPPYIAAYTYGNMLSYTGSIQTFLRNGWGWTFDQRYFDIMSMKGAIFIFTLFLFPYVYLITKTFLEKQSAAFIENARLLGKNSVHIFFRIVLPLSQAAIAGGASLVAFEVLNDFGVTNHFGIQSFTTAIFKTWFGMYDVDSAIRLAAWLMSLIIGIFVVERLVRKRKKFSSPTNRVTTLRRRKLTGLPMYAALCFCIAIVSLSFFIPVAQLAVWATWTYQEVLNERFVQLLTNTLSISVVSIALLMLLAVTVANVIRYSRTSVFAMVMTRLISMGYSIPGAVLSIGVLAVVISLDKELGPLYAWLGFPEGKLVISMSLFMLVFAYIIRFLAVGFNAVEAGFEKTGNRYSEAARMLGMGMTRTFFKVDLPLIKGAVMTGVILVFMEIVKELPLTLLLRPYNFETLATKAYQYASDEQIQQASIPSLFIVAVGIVSVFFYHWVGERQAK; from the coding sequence ATGACGGGAGCTGCGTTGCGAAGAAGCCTGAAACGGAAGCTGAACGGGTGGGTAGCGCTGAGCGTGACAGGGGCCATTTTGGCCCTTCTCCCGTCTCTTTACATTTTGCTCGGCCTGTTTGCGCACACGAATGAAAACTGGCAGCACATTCAGGAGTACATGCTCCTCGATTACGCCCTGGAATCGCTGTGGCTCGTCTTGGGAACAGGAGCCTGTACGATCATCGTAGGCGTTTCGCTCGCCTGGCTGGTGGCTGCCTACGATTTTCCGCTGCGCCGTTTTTTCGCGTTCGCCTTCGTGCTGCCGCTGGCGATCCCGCCGTATATTGCGGCCTACACGTACGGCAACATGCTGAGCTATACCGGAAGCATCCAGACTTTTTTGCGAAATGGCTGGGGCTGGACGTTCGATCAGCGCTACTTTGACATCATGTCCATGAAGGGCGCCATTTTTATTTTCACGCTGTTTTTGTTTCCGTACGTGTACTTGATTACGAAAACGTTTCTGGAAAAGCAGAGCGCGGCGTTCATTGAAAACGCCCGATTGCTGGGGAAAAACTCGGTTCACATCTTTTTTCGCATCGTGTTGCCGCTCTCGCAGGCCGCTATTGCGGGGGGAGCGAGCCTGGTCGCGTTTGAGGTGCTGAACGACTTTGGCGTGACTAACCACTTCGGCATTCAGTCGTTTACAACGGCGATTTTCAAGACGTGGTTCGGCATGTACGACGTCGATTCGGCAATCCGTCTGGCTGCCTGGCTGATGAGCCTGATTATCGGCATTTTTGTCGTGGAGCGGCTGGTGCGCAAGCGCAAAAAGTTCAGCTCGCCGACGAACCGGGTCACGACGCTGCGCAGAAGAAAGCTGACAGGGCTGCCCATGTATGCCGCGCTATGCTTTTGTATCGCGATCGTTTCCCTTTCTTTTTTCATTCCTGTGGCACAGCTTGCGGTCTGGGCAACATGGACGTATCAGGAAGTGCTGAACGAGCGGTTCGTGCAGCTTTTGACCAATACGCTGTCGATCTCTGTTGTTTCCATCGCGCTCCTGATGCTGCTTGCGGTCACGGTCGCCAACGTCATTCGCTATTCCCGCACATCTGTATTCGCCATGGTTATGACGCGGCTGATTTCCATGGGGTACTCGATTCCGGGGGCGGTGCTGTCAATCGGCGTGCTGGCCGTCGTGATTTCGCTCGACAAAGAGCTGGGTCCGCTGTACGCCTGGCTGGGCTTTCCAGAGGGCAAGCTGGTGATTAGCATGTCGCTGTTCATGCTCGTTTTTGCCTATATCATCCGCTTTTTGGCGGTCGGCTTCAATGCGGTCGAAGCCGGCTTTGAGAAGACGGGAAACCGCTATTCGGAGGCGGCGCGAATGCTCGGCATGGGGATGACCCGGACTTTTTTCAAGGTCGATTTGCCGCTCATCAAAGGGGCGGTCATGACCGGGGTTATTCTCGTGTTCATGGAGATTGTCAAGGAGCTGCCGCTGACTTTGCTGCTCCGCCCCTACAACTTCGAAACGCTGGCGACGAAGGCGTACCAATACGCAAGCGATGAGCAAATCCAGCAAGCGTCGATTCCGTCGCTGTTCATCGTCGCGGTCGGCATCGTTTCCGTCTTTTTTTATCACTGGGTAGGGGAGAGACAGGCAAAATGA
- a CDS encoding DsbA family oxidoreductase, protein MKVEVWSDFACPFCYIGKRHLEGALSQFPNKDQVEIVYRSFQLDPTMERDTNMDIHSVLASKYGMPLEQAKSMNDRVAQQAKSVGLDYHFDTMIPTNTFDAHRLAHFAAAHGKMTEMKERLLKAYFTESLHLGDHEVLAQLASEVGLDREAALAMLKSGEYSDKVQEDKRRGAEIGIKGVPFFVFNNKYAVSGAQPDEVFLGVLDKVWEEENAAAPLTLVGQDEKEKTAGDNCADGSCKL, encoded by the coding sequence ATGAAAGTAGAAGTGTGGTCTGATTTTGCCTGCCCGTTTTGCTATATCGGCAAGCGCCATCTGGAAGGCGCACTGTCGCAATTCCCGAACAAGGATCAGGTAGAAATCGTCTACCGCAGCTTCCAGCTCGATCCGACCATGGAGCGCGATACGAATATGGACATACACAGCGTGCTCGCTAGCAAATACGGCATGCCGCTGGAACAGGCCAAAAGCATGAATGATCGCGTGGCCCAGCAAGCAAAAAGCGTCGGGCTCGACTATCATTTTGACACGATGATTCCGACGAATACGTTTGACGCGCACCGTCTGGCTCACTTTGCCGCTGCCCATGGCAAAATGACGGAAATGAAGGAGCGCCTCCTGAAAGCGTACTTCACCGAGTCGCTTCACCTGGGAGACCACGAGGTGCTGGCGCAGCTTGCCTCCGAGGTCGGGCTGGACCGCGAAGCGGCACTCGCCATGCTGAAAAGCGGCGAGTACAGCGACAAGGTGCAGGAAGACAAGCGCAGAGGCGCTGAAATCGGCATCAAAGGCGTGCCGTTCTTCGTGTTCAACAACAAATACGCGGTTTCCGGCGCTCAGCCGGACGAAGTGTTCCTGGGAGTGCTGGACAAAGTATGGGAAGAAGAAAACGCCGCTGCCCCTCTGACGCTTGTCGGTCAGGATGAAAAGGAAAAGACAGCCGGGGACAACTGCGCGGACGGTTCCTGCAAGCTGTAA
- a CDS encoding NUDIX domain-containing protein translates to MTTNANTAALPRLGVGAVIRNEHDEILLVWRNRHPEKDTWSIPGGKVDPYEPLEASIIREVKEEVNLDVEITGLLCMAETIRPDEAEHWVSAIYEVQVQAGTARNMEEGGAIGAVKWFSLAELPANLACFTVPAIEQLQKRTEQTSCS, encoded by the coding sequence ATGACAACGAATGCGAATACAGCGGCACTTCCCCGCTTGGGCGTAGGCGCGGTGATCCGCAACGAGCACGACGAGATATTGCTCGTGTGGCGCAATCGTCATCCGGAGAAAGATACATGGAGCATTCCGGGTGGAAAAGTCGATCCGTACGAGCCGCTTGAGGCGTCAATCATCCGCGAAGTGAAAGAAGAAGTGAATCTCGACGTCGAAATTACCGGCTTGCTCTGCATGGCCGAGACGATCCGGCCGGACGAGGCAGAGCATTGGGTGTCCGCCATCTACGAAGTCCAAGTGCAAGCGGGAACCGCACGCAACATGGAGGAAGGCGGAGCGATCGGAGCAGTCAAATGGTTCTCCCTCGCCGAGCTTCCCGCCAATCTCGCTTGCTTCACCGTGCCTGCAATCGAGCAGTTGCAAAAACGAACAGAACAGACAAGCTGTTCCTGA